A genomic stretch from Bacteroidota bacterium includes:
- a CDS encoding SRPBCC family protein has translation MPTIHLQTLIHAPVQTVFDLSRSIDLHVDSMAHTRERAIAGRTSGLISLGESVTWEGRYLGVKQRLKVHITAMDPPHSFTDEQQKGAFKSFRHVHTFQAVPEGTLMIDAFAYESPFGFIGRIFNRLVLDRYLRHMLGIRNVTIKRVAEGNAE, from the coding sequence ATGCCCACGATTCACCTCCAAACATTGATCCATGCGCCTGTCCAAACGGTGTTTGACCTCTCGCGCAGCATCGACCTGCATGTGGACTCGATGGCGCATACCCGCGAGCGGGCAATTGCCGGACGCACAAGCGGCCTGATCTCGCTCGGTGAATCGGTGACTTGGGAAGGCCGTTACCTCGGTGTCAAGCAGCGGCTCAAAGTCCATATCACCGCCATGGATCCGCCGCATTCCTTCACCGACGAGCAGCAAAAAGGCGCTTTCAAAAGCTTCAGGCACGTGCATACGTTTCAGGCTGTTCCGGAGGGCACTTTGATGATCGATGCATTTGCCTACGAATCACCTTTTGGTTTCATCGGCCGGATTTTCAACCGACTTGTGCTCGATCGCTATCTCCGCCACATGTTGGGCATCCGAAACGTGACCATCAAGCGTGTTGCAGAGGGAAATGCCGAATAA
- a CDS encoding DUF1015 domain-containing protein, with amino-acid sequence MAHIRPFRAWRYNEERLGNIEEMFSPLFDVVSAEQLEALYGNPYNSIHLSVPESDAAVMEKLTEWKAQNVIVQDPLPAIYIYYQEFSLFGEHKKYVRKGFVAMIKIDAESGGAESDVVLHEGTIEASVNERTRLLAQTLLNVAPTHGLYTDPQFRLESLMDAYMAHPMHEYVDYQGVVNKFAIVQDRRDIALFQEVIGEGQVFLADGHHRLASSMALLLDAEKREIQLPHDSAWNYHMMFLSNTAGDDLRILPIHRVWELQEKTFNPNPILSRMRDYFEVTEVTFDRMPIYARLQQTPRTYGFVIGSLQFLLRLKDEIDPLRDIPLALPDSVKALDYTILHYFVFEKVFEVPYAAQRMSNNVQYLKDAGLAVKQAVTYRHRLAFIMPGTSMTQMMDVCKSGALMPQKSTYFYPKVVCGLLFGSIDDNENNSPFDLSFRLPEASTTAS; translated from the coding sequence ATGGCACATATTCGTCCATTTCGGGCTTGGCGGTACAATGAAGAGCGGTTGGGAAACATTGAGGAGATGTTTTCGCCGCTGTTTGACGTTGTGAGTGCCGAGCAATTGGAGGCGCTGTATGGCAATCCCTACAATTCGATTCACCTGAGCGTGCCGGAAAGTGATGCCGCGGTGATGGAAAAACTTACCGAATGGAAGGCGCAAAACGTCATTGTTCAGGATCCACTGCCGGCGATTTATATTTATTATCAGGAGTTTTCGCTGTTTGGTGAGCACAAGAAATATGTGCGCAAGGGTTTTGTGGCGATGATCAAAATCGATGCGGAATCCGGCGGGGCAGAGAGCGATGTCGTCTTGCACGAAGGCACGATTGAGGCGAGCGTGAACGAGCGTACGCGCCTGCTCGCGCAAACGCTGCTCAATGTTGCGCCTACCCATGGACTGTATACCGATCCACAATTCCGTTTGGAGTCCCTGATGGATGCCTATATGGCCCATCCGATGCATGAATATGTCGATTATCAGGGGGTTGTCAATAAGTTTGCCATCGTGCAGGACCGCCGGGACATCGCGCTATTCCAGGAAGTGATCGGCGAGGGGCAAGTATTTCTGGCGGATGGGCACCATCGTTTGGCTTCCTCAATGGCCTTGCTTTTGGATGCGGAGAAGCGCGAAATCCAATTGCCCCACGATTCCGCTTGGAACTACCACATGATGTTCCTGAGCAATACTGCCGGCGATGATCTTCGAATTTTGCCGATTCACCGCGTCTGGGAATTACAGGAAAAGACATTCAACCCCAATCCGATTCTTTCCCGGATGCGCGACTACTTTGAGGTCACCGAGGTGACCTTTGACAGGATGCCGATTTACGCCCGACTACAGCAAACGCCCCGCACGTATGGCTTTGTCATTGGGAGTTTGCAGTTTTTGTTACGGCTCAAAGATGAAATCGATCCACTGCGGGACATTCCGCTGGCCTTGCCTGACTCCGTGAAGGCATTGGATTACACCATTTTGCATTATTTCGTTTTTGAAAAGGTCTTTGAGGTTCCCTACGCAGCGCAGCGGATGAGCAACAACGTCCAATACCTGAAAGACGCAGGTTTGGCGGTAAAGCAGGCGGTGACCTATCGGCATCGTTTGGCGTTTATCATGCCCGGTACATCGATGACGCAGATGATGGACGTTTGCAAATCGGGCGCCTTGATGCCTCAAAAATCGACCTATTTTTATCCCAAGGTGGTCTGTGGATTGCTCTTTGGCTCGATTGACGACAATGAAAACAATAGCCCCTTTGATCTTAGCTTCCGGCTCCCCGAGGCGTCAACAACTGCTTCGTGA
- a CDS encoding pyridoxine 5'-phosphate synthase, with protein sequence MTKLSVNINKFATLRNARGGNNPDVRQAAIDCVRFGAEGITVHPRPDERHIRRSDVYEIADAIAVEFNIEGYPSEDFLKLVEQVKPAQCTLVPDPPGVLTSNAGWDTLTHRDFLRDTIARLHASKVRTSIFLGTDLKLVDGAKETGTDRIELYTEPYAAEYPKDHVHAIAPFIRAARHAHLLGLGLNAGHDLSLENLRYFKENILHLQEVSIGHALVCDALYMGLEKTIQSYLGCLK encoded by the coding sequence ATGACCAAGTTAAGCGTAAATATCAACAAGTTTGCCACCTTGCGTAACGCACGTGGTGGCAACAATCCCGACGTGCGTCAAGCCGCGATTGATTGCGTGCGATTTGGTGCCGAAGGAATCACCGTTCACCCGCGTCCTGACGAGCGCCATATACGGCGCTCGGATGTCTATGAAATCGCTGATGCGATTGCTGTCGAATTCAACATTGAAGGCTACCCATCCGAGGATTTTTTGAAACTCGTCGAGCAGGTGAAACCTGCCCAATGTACACTCGTTCCTGATCCGCCGGGCGTCCTCACAAGCAATGCCGGTTGGGACACCCTCACCCACCGCGATTTTTTGCGTGATACCATTGCACGGCTTCATGCTTCAAAAGTTCGCACTTCCATTTTTCTGGGTACTGACCTCAAGCTCGTCGATGGTGCAAAGGAAACCGGAACCGACCGCATCGAATTGTACACGGAACCCTACGCCGCAGAATATCCGAAGGATCATGTGCATGCGATCGCGCCGTTCATTCGCGCGGCGCGCCACGCCCACCTGCTAGGACTCGGCCTCAATGCCGGCCACGACCTCAGTCTTGAAAATCTGCGCTATTTCAAGGAAAACATCCTCCACCTGCAGGAAGTGTCCATCGGTCACGCCCTCGTTTGTGACGCGCTGTACATGGGATTGGAAAAAACGATTCAGTCCTATTTGGGATGCTTAAAATGA
- the maf gene encoding septum formation protein Maf has protein sequence MKTIAPLILASGSPRRQQLLREVGLDFEVVVRPVEEAIPPGKTPVEVAEHLAWHKSEAYLDLIGDHVVLTSDTIVSLKGQLLEKPQDRADAVRMLKLLSGNVNQVISGVCIRYQEECVLFHASTLVTFRELTEWEIDHYVDHFKPYDKAGAYGIQEWIGMVGIGKIEGDYYNVVGMPIGMVWEALKGFGMA, from the coding sequence ATGAAAACAATAGCCCCTTTGATCTTAGCTTCCGGCTCCCCGAGGCGTCAACAACTGCTTCGTGAGGTAGGTCTCGACTTTGAAGTCGTGGTGCGCCCTGTGGAAGAGGCCATTCCTCCGGGGAAAACACCGGTCGAAGTAGCCGAGCACTTGGCTTGGCACAAAAGTGAAGCTTACCTGGACCTGATCGGCGACCATGTTGTGCTCACTTCTGACACAATTGTTTCCCTCAAAGGGCAATTGCTGGAAAAGCCCCAAGACCGTGCCGATGCTGTGCGCATGTTGAAGTTGCTTTCCGGCAATGTCAATCAGGTCATTTCTGGCGTTTGCATTCGCTACCAAGAAGAATGCGTCCTTTTTCATGCTTCAACATTGGTCACCTTCAGGGAACTTACGGAATGGGAAATCGATCACTATGTAGACCATTTCAAGCCCTACGACAAGGCGGGTGCCTACGGCATTCAGGAATGGATCGGTATGGTAGGGATTGGGAAGATTGAAGGTGATTACTACAATGTGGTCGGAATGCCTATTGGAATGGTTTGGGAGGCCTTGAAGGGTTTTGGAATGGCGTAG
- a CDS encoding beta-lactamase family protein — translation MLSLTLFFAPTRAAGQGSIADSVTTFLIDANLKPFLGFGCEIIQRGEPDFTFSYGYTNNENKYDWSDSTIFNLGSVSKLFTAIAVVKLADEGLLKLDDPVYYHFPEFLEIQGLNRKAPEITLMDLLAHRSGITQSMEDFYPEKFGKEAIQSEDAFYENTHNYRAFMSMADFKERFLIYARIDEKPHRKYHFSNLNYVLLGYVVEEVVGLNLGQVVTNKILVPLEMNDSHYYQTHDSLLGRLAWGYYRLTDGSYLNVHENEVESPSPTGDGGIKTSMRDMRKFMKFLLGDWKNPVYDEVISRSALLSMMAPLQKGPDKATWVGLGFHNLQPYNFSGHAGGWDGFMAILYVHPESHSGLFLVTNREDNDLFSFLRIYAAYSMLYREFEPERSSK, via the coding sequence GTGCTTTCGCTCACTTTGTTCTTTGCGCCGACACGCGCGGCAGGTCAAGGATCGATCGCGGACAGTGTCACCACATTTTTGATTGACGCGAATCTGAAGCCTTTTTTGGGCTTTGGATGCGAGATCATTCAGCGGGGTGAGCCTGATTTTACTTTCAGCTACGGTTACACCAACAACGAAAACAAATACGACTGGAGCGACAGTACGATTTTCAACCTAGGTTCGGTTTCCAAGTTGTTCACGGCCATCGCCGTCGTAAAGCTCGCAGACGAGGGCTTGCTCAAACTGGACGATCCGGTGTACTATCATTTTCCGGAATTTCTTGAAATTCAGGGACTCAACCGTAAGGCGCCTGAAATCACCCTGATGGATTTGCTGGCACATCGCTCTGGCATCACGCAGAGTATGGAGGACTTTTATCCTGAAAAATTTGGGAAAGAAGCGATTCAGAGCGAGGATGCCTTCTACGAAAACACGCACAACTATCGCGCCTTTATGAGCATGGCCGATTTCAAGGAACGGTTCTTGATCTATGCCCGCATCGACGAAAAGCCACACCGGAAATACCATTTTTCCAACCTCAACTATGTATTGCTGGGCTATGTCGTCGAAGAAGTTGTGGGCCTGAACCTTGGGCAAGTGGTAACGAACAAGATTCTTGTTCCCTTGGAAATGAATGACTCGCATTATTACCAAACGCACGATTCCTTGTTGGGGCGTCTGGCTTGGGGATATTATCGGCTCACGGACGGGAGTTACCTGAATGTTCATGAGAATGAAGTCGAAAGCCCAAGTCCAACGGGCGACGGGGGCATCAAAACGAGCATGCGTGACATGCGAAAGTTTATGAAGTTTCTGCTCGGCGACTGGAAAAATCCGGTGTATGACGAAGTCATTTCCCGGTCAGCGCTGTTGTCGATGATGGCACCGCTTCAAAAAGGGCCTGACAAGGCTACTTGGGTCGGATTGGGATTCCACAATTTGCAGCCCTACAATTTTAGCGGACATGCAGGTGGTTGGGATGGGTTCATGGCCATTTTGTATGTGCATCCCGAGTCCCACTCCGGGCTGTTTTTGGTAACGAATCGGGAAGACAATGACCTATTCAGTTTCTTGCGGATTTACGCAGCCTATTCAATGCTTTACCGGGAGTTTGAGCCCGAGCGGTCGTCCAAGTAG
- a CDS encoding TetR/AcrR family transcriptional regulator has protein sequence MSVSIRLLLSQKLCLRDPNQTELGQKILNHSILLIDELGFEGFTFKKLAKAIGSTEASVYRYFENKHKLLVYLVAWYWAWLDYTIDYQIHNIEDPRRRLRLAIEALANANIEDPLTAHINEASLHRIVIAESSKAFLTKSVDGEREQGLFEGYVQLVDKLAGIIAAVNPDFEYPKALAVTVIEGSRKQLFFAVHIPTVTEISAPAALQEQLSDFLEMLILKTLQK, from the coding sequence ATGAGTGTTTCCATCCGCCTGTTATTGAGCCAGAAGCTTTGCCTTCGCGATCCCAACCAAACGGAACTGGGGCAAAAGATCCTGAATCATAGTATTTTACTGATAGATGAGTTGGGATTTGAAGGATTTACCTTCAAGAAACTCGCAAAAGCCATTGGTTCCACAGAGGCCTCAGTCTATAGGTACTTCGAAAACAAACACAAGTTGTTGGTGTACCTCGTGGCTTGGTATTGGGCATGGTTGGATTACACCATTGACTACCAAATTCACAATATTGAAGATCCGCGGCGTCGGCTGCGGTTGGCGATCGAGGCGCTGGCCAATGCCAATATCGAAGACCCGCTCACAGCTCACATCAACGAGGCCTCCCTGCACCGCATTGTGATTGCAGAATCTTCCAAAGCATTTCTCACCAAATCGGTAGATGGCGAACGCGAGCAAGGACTTTTTGAGGGTTATGTTCAGTTGGTCGACAAATTGGCCGGGATCATCGCCGCTGTGAACCCTGACTTTGAGTATCCCAAAGCCTTGGCGGTTACGGTGATCGAAGGGTCGCGAAAGCAGTTGTTTTTTGCCGTGCATATCCCCACCGTGACCGAAATCAGTGCACCGGCCGCGTTGCAGGAGCAACTTTCAGACTTTTTAGAGATGCTCATTTTGAAGACCTTGCAGAAATAA
- a CDS encoding CPBP family intramembrane metalloprotease has translation MDWDRLSALVAWDEKALAPVLAIAAVTIGFIVYYFVMSSGKLEGRFLKRYGAEDGQANWIIFSRFWGGFWLGAPSLLLPVLFLDASPADFGMSFGMTSEALIITAILCPILIVMNIFRAGKPNNLEHYPQIRKKEWTIFTFGGSSLGWIVYLLGYELCFRGFLLFGCAAVLGVWPAIAINASIYSFAHFFKGIGETVGAIPFGIIVSVISLFTGNFMVAFLVHCSLALSNQTVAFLAHPEMKWKRG, from the coding sequence ATGGATTGGGACCGACTGTCTGCCCTTGTGGCTTGGGATGAAAAGGCGCTTGCGCCTGTTTTGGCGATCGCAGCTGTGACGATCGGCTTCATCGTGTATTACTTTGTCATGTCTTCGGGCAAGCTCGAAGGGCGTTTCCTCAAGCGCTACGGAGCCGAGGACGGCCAAGCCAATTGGATCATCTTCAGCCGTTTCTGGGGAGGATTTTGGCTGGGAGCCCCAAGCTTGCTCCTGCCTGTCCTTTTCCTCGACGCCTCTCCCGCAGATTTTGGCATGAGTTTCGGCATGACCTCCGAGGCCCTCATTATCACGGCCATCCTTTGTCCGATTTTGATCGTGATGAACATTTTCCGGGCTGGCAAACCCAACAATCTGGAGCATTACCCTCAGATTCGCAAAAAGGAATGGACCATCTTCACTTTTGGCGGAAGCTCGCTGGGATGGATCGTCTATTTGCTCGGCTACGAATTGTGTTTCAGAGGTTTTTTGCTGTTTGGTTGCGCCGCCGTCTTGGGTGTTTGGCCCGCGATTGCGATCAATGCCTCGATCTACTCCTTCGCTCACTTTTTCAAGGGCATCGGCGAAACCGTGGGTGCAATTCCCTTTGGAATCATTGTGTCGGTGATTTCGCTGTTCACCGGAAATTTCATGGTGGCCTTTTTGGTGCATTGCAGTCTCGCATTGAGCAATCAAACGGTGGCCTTTTTGGCGCATCCCGAGATGAAATGGAAACGCGGTTGA
- the recQ gene encoding DNA helicase RecQ: MEVLEKEDIRAALKQYFGFDEFRGRQEEVVRHLLDGKDAFVIMPTGAGKSLCYQLPSIVMDGTALVISPLIALMKNQVDQMSALGIEAGFLNSSMSRADYDEVKRKAIEGSLKLLYVAPESLVKEEFIDFLRQAKVAFVAIDEAHCISEWGHDFRPEYRRIREILNHIHNVPIIALTATATPKVQLDIQHNLQIRDAEVFITSFNRKNLYYEVRPKHDPITDIIKYIKKNQGKSGIVYCLSRRKVEELADLLKVNGINAVPYHAGLDSKVRTKHQDMFLHEDVEVVVATIAFGMGIDKPDVRYVIHYDVPKSIESYYQETGRAGRDGLEGHCILYYDFNDIIKLEKFMKDKPVSERESGRLLLYEMASFCESGMCRRKYMMHYFGEFFDHSKCSGMCDNCRFPKETYDATKLAKQALACAKQVKEKFGIDHMVKVLRGTSSQQVVLNEHHNLPVFGRGSEMGDKEWKAVFAQLLVQDFLEKDIDDYGVIKLSKKGLAYIANPEPLMLIKFQDFAEMEKQREAAESIVTEVFDPILFDKLKKLRKEIAQKKSIPPFVIFQDPSLEDMSIKYPITLDEFQNIIGVGRGKAEKFAKPFMEMIKKYVEDNDIERPDSLIVKKAGNKSMNKLFFIQHVDRKTPLDEIARLKGVSFPELMEDLEHIIYSGTKLNLDYYIKSEMDDEVVDEIYDYFLHAETDALSVAEDSFGGEYSREEIQLVRAKFISEVGN; encoded by the coding sequence ATGGAAGTTTTAGAAAAAGAAGATATAAGGGCCGCACTCAAACAGTACTTCGGGTTCGACGAGTTTCGTGGAAGGCAAGAAGAGGTTGTGCGCCATTTGCTTGATGGTAAGGATGCTTTCGTCATTATGCCCACAGGGGCAGGCAAATCCCTCTGCTATCAACTCCCTTCGATTGTCATGGACGGGACCGCCTTGGTGATTTCTCCTTTGATTGCCTTGATGAAAAATCAGGTGGATCAAATGAGTGCTTTGGGGATCGAAGCAGGGTTTTTGAACTCAAGTATGTCGCGCGCCGACTACGATGAGGTCAAGCGCAAGGCCATCGAAGGCAGCCTAAAATTGCTTTATGTCGCGCCCGAGTCATTGGTCAAGGAAGAGTTCATTGATTTCCTGCGCCAGGCAAAAGTAGCGTTTGTTGCAATTGATGAGGCCCACTGTATCTCCGAATGGGGGCACGACTTCCGTCCGGAATACCGCCGAATCCGTGAGATCTTGAACCACATTCACAACGTTCCGATCATCGCGCTCACGGCAACCGCTACCCCGAAGGTGCAGCTCGACATTCAGCACAACCTTCAGATTCGCGACGCAGAGGTTTTTATTACCTCCTTCAACCGCAAAAACCTGTACTACGAAGTCCGCCCCAAACACGACCCGATCACGGACATCATCAAGTACATCAAAAAGAATCAGGGCAAATCAGGCATTGTTTATTGTCTCAGCCGCCGCAAGGTCGAGGAGTTGGCTGATTTGCTCAAGGTGAATGGGATCAATGCGGTGCCTTACCATGCTGGCTTGGACAGCAAGGTCCGCACCAAGCATCAGGATATGTTCTTGCATGAGGACGTAGAGGTTGTTGTTGCTACGATTGCCTTTGGAATGGGCATTGACAAGCCCGATGTGCGCTACGTGATCCATTATGACGTGCCCAAAAGCATTGAAAGCTACTATCAGGAGACGGGTAGGGCAGGTCGTGATGGCCTCGAAGGGCATTGCATCCTCTATTATGACTTCAACGACATCATCAAGCTCGAGAAGTTCATGAAAGACAAGCCGGTGAGCGAGCGCGAAAGCGGCCGCCTCCTGCTGTATGAAATGGCGAGCTTTTGCGAGTCGGGCATGTGCCGTCGCAAGTACATGATGCACTACTTTGGCGAATTTTTTGACCATAGCAAGTGCAGCGGCATGTGTGACAACTGCCGCTTTCCTAAAGAGACCTATGATGCGACCAAACTCGCCAAGCAGGCTTTGGCTTGTGCAAAGCAGGTCAAGGAAAAGTTTGGTATTGACCACATGGTCAAGGTTTTGCGCGGCACTTCGAGTCAGCAAGTTGTTCTCAATGAGCACCACAACCTCCCCGTTTTTGGCCGCGGGAGCGAAATGGGCGACAAAGAATGGAAAGCGGTCTTTGCGCAATTGCTCGTGCAAGACTTCTTGGAAAAGGACATTGATGACTACGGCGTAATCAAGCTCTCCAAAAAAGGCCTTGCTTACATTGCCAACCCGGAGCCGCTGATGTTGATCAAGTTTCAAGACTTTGCCGAGATGGAAAAGCAGCGCGAAGCTGCGGAATCCATCGTCACCGAGGTCTTTGATCCTATCTTGTTTGATAAGCTCAAAAAGCTGCGCAAGGAGATTGCCCAGAAAAAGAGCATTCCTCCCTTTGTGATTTTCCAAGACCCGAGCTTGGAAGACATGAGCATCAAATATCCGATCACACTCGACGAATTCCAGAATATCATCGGTGTTGGACGTGGCAAGGCTGAGAAATTTGCCAAGCCGTTCATGGAAATGATCAAAAAGTATGTCGAGGACAACGATATCGAGCGTCCCGACTCACTCATCGTCAAAAAGGCAGGCAACAAGTCGATGAACAAGCTGTTTTTCATCCAACATGTGGATCGGAAAACGCCTCTCGACGAGATTGCAAGGCTCAAAGGCGTGTCATTCCCGGAATTGATGGAAGATTTGGAGCACATTATTTACAGTGGCACCAAATTGAACCTCGATTACTATATCAAGTCCGAAATGGACGACGAGGTTGTGGATGAAATCTACGACTACTTCCTCCACGCAGAAACGGATGCCTTGAGTGTTGCCGAGGATTCATTTGGCGGTGAGTATAGCCGCGAAGAAATTCAACTTGTGCGTGCCAAGTTCATCTCAGAGGTAGGCAATTGA
- the can gene encoding carbonate dehydratase, which produces MEDSYSELLLRNRNWVEKTNSEDPDLFDRLSNGQKPRYLWIGCADSRVPTSQITGTNPGEIFVHRNIANMVIHTDINMLSVLQYAVDVLEVEHVIVCGHYGCGGVDAALSNKSYGLIDNWLRNIKDVYRLHMKELIGIQGRELSDRMVELNVIEQVNNLCKTNIIQEAWTRGSHPHVHGWVYSLKDGLIRDLGVTVRNNDEMHEIYQYEDWGLD; this is translated from the coding sequence ATGGAAGATTCCTATTCAGAACTGTTGCTCCGCAACCGCAATTGGGTAGAAAAAACCAATTCCGAAGATCCGGATCTGTTTGACCGCCTTTCCAACGGCCAAAAGCCACGTTACCTTTGGATTGGCTGTGCCGACAGCCGCGTTCCCACGAGTCAAATCACGGGGACCAATCCCGGTGAGATATTTGTGCACCGCAACATCGCCAACATGGTCATTCACACCGACATCAACATGCTGTCGGTCTTGCAATATGCCGTGGATGTCCTGGAGGTCGAGCACGTCATTGTCTGCGGACACTACGGATGTGGCGGTGTCGATGCAGCGCTCAGCAACAAAAGTTATGGCCTGATCGACAATTGGTTACGCAATATCAAGGATGTTTACCGCCTGCATATGAAAGAACTCATTGGCATCCAGGGCCGTGAATTGTCTGACAGGATGGTGGAACTGAATGTGATCGAGCAGGTTAACAATCTTTGCAAAACCAATATCATTCAGGAGGCCTGGACACGTGGCAGTCATCCTCATGTGCATGGTTGGGTGTATTCGCTCAAAGATGGTCTCATTCGCGACCTCGGGGTGACCGTTCGCAACAACGATGAGATGCACGAAATTTACCAATACGAGGATTGGGGACTTGATTGA
- a CDS encoding mannose-1-phosphate guanylyltransferase: MRTHDYVIIMAGGIGSRFWPMSRTSLPKQFHDIMGIGKTMIQMTYERFDDFIPRENIFIVTNERYADLVKSQLSGIRDSEILLEPVGRNTAPCVAYAAFKIKQRDPEACILVVGSDYLIRNTTNFLKDAALGLDEARRQPVIMTLGIRPTRPDTGYGYIQYIEGEAPKPFYKVKMFTEKPDLEMAKTFLQSGDFLWNSGMFIFSTTTILNSFSELMPDLFEIFQAISPQLGTDTEAVVVREAYEKCLNESIDLGIMEKAHNVHVIPSSFDWSDLGTWVSVYEQMTQDYLGNAVKGQVMAFDAANNMVQVNDPKKLVVLHGLTDTIVVDTGDVLLICKMENEQQIRTVVSEVKKKYGNQLT; encoded by the coding sequence ATGCGCACACATGACTATGTGATTATCATGGCCGGCGGTATCGGCAGTCGGTTTTGGCCGATGAGCCGTACCAGCCTTCCGAAGCAGTTCCACGACATCATGGGCATCGGAAAAACGATGATTCAGATGACTTACGAACGCTTTGACGATTTCATCCCGCGAGAAAACATCTTTATTGTGACCAACGAGCGCTACGCAGACTTGGTCAAGTCGCAATTGTCGGGGATCCGGGATTCGGAAATACTGCTTGAGCCGGTCGGCAGAAACACCGCACCCTGCGTCGCTTATGCCGCATTTAAGATCAAACAACGCGATCCTGAGGCATGCATCCTCGTGGTGGGCAGCGATTATCTCATCCGCAACACCACCAATTTCCTCAAAGACGCCGCACTGGGCCTTGACGAAGCACGCAGGCAACCTGTCATTATGACACTTGGCATTCGCCCGACAAGGCCCGACACCGGATACGGCTACATTCAGTACATCGAAGGGGAAGCCCCAAAACCTTTTTACAAGGTCAAGATGTTTACGGAAAAGCCAGATCTGGAAATGGCCAAAACCTTCCTCCAAAGCGGCGATTTTCTTTGGAACAGCGGGATGTTCATCTTCTCGACCACTACCATTCTGAACAGTTTCTCGGAGCTCATGCCCGACCTGTTTGAGATTTTCCAAGCCATCAGCCCACAATTGGGAACAGATACCGAGGCCGTCGTGGTCAGGGAGGCCTACGAAAAATGCCTGAATGAATCCATCGACCTGGGTATCATGGAAAAGGCGCACAACGTCCATGTCATCCCCTCTTCTTTTGATTGGAGCGACCTCGGCACATGGGTGTCTGTTTACGAGCAAATGACGCAGGATTACCTTGGAAACGCGGTCAAGGGACAAGTCATGGCATTTGACGCCGCCAACAACATGGTACAAGTCAATGATCCCAAAAAACTTGTGGTGCTTCACGGGTTAACGGATACCATCGTTGTCGATACCGGGGACGTGTTGCTGATCTGCAAAATGGAAAACGAGCAACAAATCCGCACCGTCGTGAGTGAAGTCAAGAAAAAATATGGCAATCAGCTAACGTGA